The Natronoglycomyces albus genome has a segment encoding these proteins:
- a CDS encoding helix-turn-helix domain-containing protein, translated as MSNHHHVAVLAYEGMSAFELGIVTEIFGVPWLPTTRYRLTVCTEDDSDVQVLGGATLRTPHTLETLRSADTVIIPSVTNPEADASGAVISALRAAYDKGARMVSICSGAFALASAGLLDGRQATTHWLHTDLLARRFPLVEVDPDPLYIDSGRILTSAGSAAGLDLCLHLVRQDHGAEVANLMARRLVVAPHRAGGQAQYIEAPVNPDPEDDRVAASMNWALRSLDRTITVAMMAEQARMSPRSYLRHFARATGTSPFKWVIHQRIQASLPLLETTTSSVEHIARSVGFDTAVTYRHHFARAMRTSPSAYRRTFRSGLDQRP; from the coding sequence ATGTCGAACCATCACCATGTCGCCGTCCTCGCCTATGAGGGCATGTCCGCCTTCGAGCTAGGGATCGTGACGGAGATATTCGGTGTTCCCTGGCTGCCCACGACTCGATACCGGCTGACTGTGTGCACTGAGGATGACTCCGACGTTCAGGTACTCGGCGGCGCGACTTTGCGTACCCCGCACACCTTGGAGACGCTCAGAAGCGCCGACACGGTGATCATCCCCAGCGTCACCAATCCCGAGGCCGACGCCTCTGGCGCAGTGATCTCCGCGCTGCGGGCCGCGTACGACAAAGGCGCACGCATGGTCTCCATTTGCAGTGGGGCGTTTGCCTTGGCGTCGGCGGGCCTGCTTGACGGGCGACAAGCCACCACGCATTGGCTCCACACCGACTTGCTCGCGCGCCGCTTTCCCCTCGTCGAGGTCGACCCCGACCCCCTTTACATCGACTCGGGACGCATCCTCACCAGCGCGGGCAGCGCTGCGGGCCTGGATCTGTGCCTGCACCTAGTGCGTCAGGACCATGGGGCTGAGGTGGCGAACCTTATGGCCCGGCGGCTCGTTGTCGCTCCGCATCGAGCGGGTGGCCAGGCTCAGTACATTGAGGCCCCCGTCAACCCTGATCCCGAGGACGACCGCGTGGCCGCCAGTATGAACTGGGCGCTGCGGAGCCTAGACCGGACGATCACCGTGGCGATGATGGCCGAGCAGGCTCGCATGTCGCCGCGTAGCTATCTACGTCACTTTGCCCGAGCCACCGGGACTAGCCCGTTCAAGTGGGTCATTCACCAGCGCATACAGGCCAGCCTGCCGCTCTTGGAGACCACCACGAGTTCAGTTGAGCACATCGCCCGCTCGGTCGGGTTCGACACGGCCGTGACGTATCGCCACCACTTTGCCCGAGCCATGCGCACCTCCCCGTCGGCCTACCGCCGGACCTTCCGCTCCGGCCTCGATCAGCGGCCTTAA
- a CDS encoding DUF3467 domain-containing protein, producing the protein MTSSSPSPRKPERRVSIDTPAEIETGKYANFVAIWHDPDSFTLDFATLTGPAQPISDPNTENTVMKQRAKVVSRVKIPPSQVFELMKALEQQLSAWEKETGRGSRPPAE; encoded by the coding sequence ATGACGTCATCATCTCCCTCACCGAGGAAACCCGAACGCCGAGTATCCATCGACACCCCCGCCGAGATCGAGACTGGCAAGTACGCGAACTTCGTCGCCATCTGGCACGACCCGGACAGCTTTACCCTGGACTTTGCGACCCTGACGGGCCCAGCCCAGCCAATCTCGGACCCCAACACCGAGAACACGGTTATGAAGCAACGAGCCAAGGTGGTCTCCCGAGTGAAGATCCCTCCCTCGCAGGTCTTCGAACTAATGAAGGCGCTGGAGCAGCAGCTCAGCGCGTGGGAAAAGGAAACGGGTCGCGGCTCCCGCCCGCCTGCCGAGTAG
- a CDS encoding GNAT family N-acetyltransferase, with amino-acid sequence MNVEIVAEKFRSPIAQELCAEVQAEYARRYDSNGDEAVIEHDDFDPPNGKFFVVYRDGEALGCGGWRAHGSNQAEMKRVFVREPARRMGLARRIVAAIEADAAANGMSRVILNTGPEQPEAIALYENLGYGPQTPFGFYAAFPQATFLGKDVSGHPDFVARVDAEHMAVES; translated from the coding sequence GTGAATGTCGAGATCGTCGCGGAGAAATTCCGCAGCCCCATCGCGCAAGAATTGTGTGCCGAAGTGCAGGCCGAGTACGCACGCAGGTACGACAGCAACGGCGATGAGGCCGTCATCGAGCACGATGACTTCGACCCGCCCAATGGCAAGTTCTTCGTTGTCTACCGCGACGGCGAGGCTCTCGGGTGCGGCGGATGGCGTGCCCATGGTTCCAACCAGGCCGAAATGAAGCGGGTGTTTGTTCGCGAGCCAGCCCGCCGGATGGGTTTGGCTCGGCGCATTGTGGCCGCCATCGAAGCCGACGCCGCCGCCAACGGCATGAGTCGCGTCATTCTCAACACGGGACCCGAGCAGCCGGAGGCCATTGCACTCTATGAGAACCTGGGCTATGGGCCACAGACCCCATTTGGGTTCTATGCGGCTTTCCCACAGGCCACCTTTCTGGGGAAGGATGTCAGCGGCCACCCTGACTTCGTCGCACGAGTTGACGCGGAGCACATGGCCGTCGAAAGCTGA
- a CDS encoding alpha/beta fold hydrolase, which yields MNSTKTHRLVLVPGFWLGAWAWDEVADALRAAGHAVTTVTLPGLRSASEDHSQVHISDHIDTIVDALRAEAEPALLVLHSGAGFSGYGALNRAPEAVAGVFYVDTGPGDGSPLAPKFSGESYPLPSWEELVEDGNSLDGLDEQALATFRQRALPQPGNVLREGFELTNRERLDVPVTVLCNSMASQSIRQWIEQGQPFVSELGQLTKPITWVDMPTSHWPMWSKPEELTTELIRAASRAAGER from the coding sequence ATGAACTCCACGAAAACGCATCGCCTTGTGCTCGTTCCGGGCTTTTGGCTCGGAGCCTGGGCTTGGGACGAGGTCGCCGACGCGCTGCGTGCGGCCGGACACGCAGTCACCACCGTGACGCTCCCGGGGCTGCGCAGTGCTTCGGAGGATCATTCTCAGGTTCACATCTCCGACCACATCGACACGATTGTGGACGCGCTGCGGGCCGAGGCCGAACCGGCGCTATTGGTGCTGCACAGTGGGGCTGGCTTCTCCGGTTATGGAGCATTGAATCGAGCCCCCGAGGCCGTTGCCGGTGTGTTCTATGTCGACACCGGCCCTGGTGACGGTAGCCCGTTGGCACCAAAGTTCTCTGGCGAGAGTTATCCCCTTCCCTCGTGGGAGGAGTTGGTCGAGGATGGGAACAGTCTGGACGGTCTCGATGAGCAGGCGCTGGCAACGTTTCGGCAACGGGCCTTGCCGCAGCCTGGCAATGTGCTGCGGGAGGGCTTCGAACTAACCAACCGGGAGCGGCTGGATGTGCCGGTGACGGTGCTGTGTAACTCGATGGCCTCGCAGAGCATCAGACAATGGATCGAGCAAGGGCAGCCCTTCGTGTCAGAACTGGGGCAGTTGACCAAGCCCATCACGTGGGTCGATATGCCGACGAGTCACTGGCCGATGTGGTCCAAGCCCGAGGAATTGACCACTGAACTCATCCGGGCCGCAAGTCGGGCCGCTGGCGAGCGCTAG
- a CDS encoding PP2C family protein-serine/threonine phosphatase gives MELHPRGSDWSAPAVRYAFAAAFALLMLAIAVSIWENIEHSIIGLMALPPLAAAAFLAWPWILSIGIVALLLGITYHMVASGSEVADTSGNAMQLVVVFIAVLIAVAIAALRERETKRIQQLTRLASVTQQAILRPLAPRIGPFNIAARYVSSGSHTEIGGDLYEVADTDYGQRVIIGDVRGKGLSAIRLTSTVLGAFRYVAYERADYRNMVKDLDQAVTRGGGEEDFVTVALLEQRGGTLQIINCGHPSPMLLRQGKVSYLKNETMAPPLGLMPTVTVRTERLEPGDRILLYTDGLSEARRDGEFFPIDKRAAKLLGHGSVSDGLASLETALRRWVYGPLSDDIALVLLEYSPRS, from the coding sequence ATGGAACTACATCCGCGCGGATCGGACTGGTCCGCACCAGCCGTGCGCTATGCCTTCGCGGCAGCTTTCGCGCTGTTGATGCTGGCTATCGCGGTATCCATCTGGGAAAACATCGAGCACAGCATCATCGGGCTGATGGCCCTGCCTCCACTGGCCGCGGCCGCGTTTCTCGCCTGGCCCTGGATTCTCAGCATCGGTATCGTCGCGCTGCTGCTGGGGATCACCTATCACATGGTCGCCAGCGGCAGTGAGGTTGCCGACACCTCCGGCAACGCGATGCAGCTGGTGGTGGTGTTCATCGCCGTCCTGATCGCGGTGGCCATAGCCGCCCTGCGCGAGCGAGAAACCAAACGCATTCAGCAGCTGACGCGGTTGGCCTCAGTTACTCAACAGGCGATCTTGCGCCCGCTGGCACCGCGCATCGGGCCATTCAATATCGCGGCCCGCTACGTTTCTTCGGGCTCCCATACCGAAATCGGCGGTGACCTGTACGAAGTAGCCGACACTGACTATGGGCAGCGCGTCATTATCGGTGACGTACGTGGCAAGGGACTTTCGGCGATCCGCCTGACATCGACGGTGCTAGGGGCGTTCCGTTACGTAGCCTATGAGCGCGCAGACTACCGCAATATGGTCAAAGACCTCGACCAGGCGGTCACTCGTGGTGGCGGTGAGGAAGACTTTGTGACCGTGGCGCTATTGGAACAGCGCGGTGGAACGTTGCAGATCATCAATTGTGGCCACCCATCGCCCATGTTGTTGCGGCAAGGCAAGGTCTCGTATTTGAAGAACGAGACGATGGCGCCTCCGCTGGGCCTCATGCCAACCGTGACCGTTCGCACTGAGCGACTTGAACCTGGCGACCGGATCTTGCTCTACACCGATGGGCTTTCGGAGGCTCGTCGCGACGGCGAGTTCTTCCCCATCGACAAGCGTGCGGCCAAGTTGCTAGGCCACGGGTCAGTCAGCGACGGCCTCGCTTCGCTGGAAACGGCCTTGCGCCGCTGGGTCTACGGGCCGCTTAGCGATGATATTGCCTTGGTCTTGCTGGAGTATTCCCCGCGTTCGTAG
- a CDS encoding beta-propeller domain-containing protein, whose amino-acid sequence MKIPPRNSLAMAAAATALLIAAGCTSGGDDARIAGDINADVDWLDNAVLTSYDSCDEALSSLQKAALDNLDDDLAYGNGHSGPITLYDDDMEVAEAPAGAEEGARDSAGLEASEDFSETNVAETGVDEPDVVKTNGHQIFALVGNSLQIADASSGEVVSTFEFADSSLHIWGASMFLDGDSVMILYNDHDSFTIRDNTEMAAQELVIKRVDVSAEQPRLDQELRFDGGLVDARMVDGQARIVATSHPYFNIPLQEKHWRPDVWVQTWEGVISSSSINEWLPTYTIDGDTYQVPCQALAHPQEYTGMSMVTMLTLPVSGGTFGDGSPVSIAAEAETVYGTSESVYVVNGRSHFGTWMPPVHLSDQKTEIYRFTYEGDGLPSFAGESEVPGYLLNQYSLNEHEGYLRVATTEGDPWATFWDSEGEVSESTVTVLELGDSQMTEVGSVTGLGPEERIYAVRFMGDVAYVVTFRDTDPLYTVDLSVPSEPRVTGELKITGYSAYLHPVGEGLLLGVGQEASLEGRIEGTLVSLFDVSNDEATVLDQYHVPNSYSSVEHDPHAFLYWQPRDLVAIPIDQWDRIGSSSYMTLLEISDEELSPVHEVKMDWGTDADSAWDYELDMRSIVIGDILWTLDSQGLVATDLDSYDVLTQSEWKRD is encoded by the coding sequence ATGAAGATTCCGCCGAGAAACTCGCTGGCGATGGCCGCCGCTGCTACGGCGCTGCTCATCGCAGCCGGATGTACCTCTGGCGGTGACGACGCTCGGATAGCCGGCGACATCAACGCCGACGTTGATTGGTTGGACAACGCGGTCCTTACCAGCTACGACTCATGTGACGAAGCGCTGAGCTCTCTGCAAAAAGCCGCGCTCGACAACCTGGACGATGACCTAGCCTACGGCAATGGCCACAGCGGCCCGATCACCCTGTACGACGATGATATGGAGGTAGCCGAGGCTCCAGCTGGTGCCGAGGAAGGGGCCCGCGATTCCGCTGGGCTCGAGGCCTCTGAGGACTTCTCCGAAACCAATGTGGCTGAAACCGGGGTCGACGAGCCCGACGTGGTCAAGACCAATGGGCACCAGATCTTTGCCCTTGTCGGCAACTCACTGCAAATCGCGGACGCCTCCAGCGGTGAAGTCGTGTCCACCTTTGAGTTTGCGGACTCCTCCCTGCATATCTGGGGAGCCTCCATGTTCCTCGACGGTGACTCAGTCATGATCTTGTACAACGATCACGATTCCTTCACCATCCGGGACAACACCGAGATGGCCGCTCAAGAGTTGGTCATCAAACGCGTTGACGTCTCCGCGGAGCAACCGCGCCTCGATCAAGAGCTGCGTTTCGACGGCGGTTTGGTTGACGCCCGCATGGTCGATGGACAGGCGCGCATCGTGGCCACCTCGCACCCGTACTTCAATATCCCCCTGCAAGAGAAGCATTGGCGTCCCGATGTGTGGGTCCAGACTTGGGAGGGGGTGATCTCCTCTTCGAGTATCAACGAATGGCTGCCGACCTACACCATCGATGGCGACACCTACCAGGTACCTTGTCAGGCTCTGGCCCATCCGCAGGAGTACACCGGCATGTCGATGGTCACGATGTTGACCCTGCCGGTGTCTGGGGGCACCTTTGGTGATGGATCACCGGTGAGCATCGCGGCTGAGGCCGAGACGGTTTATGGCACCTCTGAGTCTGTCTATGTAGTCAATGGTCGGTCGCATTTTGGCACCTGGATGCCGCCGGTGCATTTGTCCGACCAGAAAACCGAGATCTACCGCTTCACCTATGAGGGTGATGGATTGCCTTCGTTTGCCGGTGAGTCCGAGGTTCCTGGATACCTGCTTAATCAGTATTCGTTGAACGAGCATGAGGGCTATTTGCGGGTGGCTACGACCGAGGGTGACCCGTGGGCGACTTTCTGGGATTCTGAAGGGGAGGTCTCCGAGTCGACTGTGACGGTGTTGGAGCTGGGCGACTCCCAGATGACCGAGGTGGGTTCTGTGACTGGGTTGGGGCCCGAGGAACGAATCTACGCGGTGCGATTCATGGGTGATGTCGCCTATGTGGTGACGTTCCGCGATACCGACCCGTTGTACACTGTGGACCTATCAGTGCCTAGCGAACCACGCGTGACCGGAGAGCTCAAGATCACTGGCTATTCCGCCTATTTGCACCCGGTGGGCGAGGGCCTACTGTTGGGCGTAGGGCAGGAGGCCAGCCTTGAAGGCCGAATTGAAGGCACTCTGGTGAGCTTGTTCGACGTCTCGAACGACGAGGCTACGGTGTTGGACCAGTATCACGTTCCAAACTCCTACTCCTCGGTCGAGCACGACCCGCACGCATTCCTCTACTGGCAGCCGCGCGATCTAGTCGCCATCCCCATCGATCAGTGGGACCGTATCGGGTCAAGCAGCTATATGACCCTACTGGAAATCAGTGACGAAGAGCT
- a CDS encoding YciI family protein — MAHYAMMVWGPSEAGQFGTYSSAEEYEAQMKATGLFNAKLERQGRLIYANGMGSASASTVVDNRGPAPMITDGPYAELTEYINGFWIIEAADLDEALNLAAEASRACSREIEVRPMGGE, encoded by the coding sequence ATGGCGCACTACGCCATGATGGTCTGGGGGCCCAGCGAAGCAGGCCAATTCGGCACGTATTCCTCCGCTGAGGAGTACGAAGCCCAAATGAAGGCGACCGGTCTCTTCAACGCCAAGCTGGAGCGTCAGGGCCGTCTCATCTACGCCAACGGTATGGGCTCGGCGTCGGCCAGCACCGTGGTTGATAATCGCGGTCCCGCTCCGATGATCACCGATGGACCTTATGCGGAATTGACCGAGTACATCAATGGCTTCTGGATCATCGAGGCCGCCGACCTCGATGAGGCACTTAATCTTGCGGCGGAAGCTTCGCGTGCGTGCTCGCGCGAGATTGAAGTTCGTCCCATGGGCGGCGAGTAA